A window of Synechococcus sp. WH 8109 genomic DNA:
GCTGAGGGCTACGGATCAAGCAGGTGCACTGATGGGCCCGCAGGGTTCCAGCACCGATCAAGCAGGCATCCCCCCAAGCGAGCGCATGCTCCAGGGCACGACGGTCACCCTCACCCCCCAGCTGGGCAGCACCCCCTACAGGCGGCGCCAAGCGACCATCAAGGCTGATGGCCAGCACCAACCGCACGAAAGGGCGTGATGGGGTGGGGCGTTGGAGCATCAAGCCGTCGATCAGACGGCAGCCACGGCATCAAGAGCAGCTGGGGACATCTCCAGCTGCGGTGCTTCGGCATAAACCTCGGCCGCATTGTTTGGGCTCTCCTGCAATCGCACCTTGTGCAAGCTGGCGCCGATGGCCTTGATCGGGCTGGAAAGACGATCAGCGATGTGCAGGGCGATGTTCTCAGCCGTGGGCACGCACTCCTCGAAGAAGGGCACGTCCTTGTTGAGGAAAGTGTGGTCGAAGGGCTCGACCACCAGATCATCAACCAGGCGCTGCAAGGCAGAAAGGTCACAGACCATGCCGGTGCGGGGATCGATCTGACCGCGCACGGTCACGTCCACCAGGTAGTTGTGGCCATGGCCATGGGGACGTGCGCACTTGCCGTAGATCGCTTCGTTCTCTTCCTGAGTGAGTTCCGGGCGGGCCAGTCGGTGAGCGGCGGCGAAGTGAGTGCGGATGGTGAGGAAGGCGTCCATGGGATGTCCGAGATAGTCGGCCCAAAGGCCCGGTTGTTCGTAGAGGCGCAGCGCCGTGATCGGCAGATGGGGGCTGAGGCGTTGCCAGATCACCCGCACCAGGGCCTCAGTGGTGGGGAGGCAACCTTGAGGGGTGGCAACGTCAAATTCCGGCCAGGCCTCATTGAGGAAGCGGAAATCGAGCTGACCAGTCACCTCATTGCGGATGGCGTGCTTCACCTCCGAAAGGTTGAGCACCATGCCGTCGGCGTCCAGACCGCCAGCCATGGAGACAATCAGCTCGTAGTTGTGCCCGTGGCCAGGAGCCAAAGCGCAGGGCCCGAAACGGGCGGCATTGTCATCGACAGACAGTTCTGGCAGCCAATAGCGATGGCTGGCACTGAAACAGGCCCTCCTGGTGATAACACAACCACGACCTTGGCCGTGCCGTGCTGGTGACTTCGTTTCAGTCATGTGACGTTCCGGCCGCGAGGCATCCTAATGAGCTATTGACGTTTCCGAGTCATGGCGGATTCCACCCCCACCCTCAAGGAGCGTCTTGCCGGGCGCAGCATCTATCTGGTGGGAATGATGGGCAGCGGCA
This region includes:
- a CDS encoding 6-carboxytetrahydropterin synthase, whose amino-acid sequence is MTETKSPARHGQGRGCVITRRACFSASHRYWLPELSVDDNAARFGPCALAPGHGHNYELIVSMAGGLDADGMVLNLSEVKHAIRNEVTGQLDFRFLNEAWPEFDVATPQGCLPTTEALVRVIWQRLSPHLPITALRLYEQPGLWADYLGHPMDAFLTIRTHFAAAHRLARPELTQEENEAIYGKCARPHGHGHNYLVDVTVRGQIDPRTGMVCDLSALQRLVDDLVVEPFDHTFLNKDVPFFEECVPTAENIALHIADRLSSPIKAIGASLHKVRLQESPNNAAEVYAEAPQLEMSPAALDAVAAV